DNA from Actinoplanes sp. SE50/110:
GTCGGTCCCGGACGGCTACGAGGTGGCCCGGGAGATCACCGGCTCGGTGCAGTTCGTCGAGCACAACGTGGCCGGGCCGGAGGATCCACGGATCTGGCAGCCCGGCCGGTACGACGCGGTGTTCTGCCGCAACCTGCTGATGTACCTGACCCCGGCGACGGTCCGCGGCGTGCTGGACCGGATCACCGGCTCGCTGGCCGACGGCGGCGCGCTGTTCCTCGGGCACACCGACTCGCTGGGCAGCGCCCCGCCGGGCTTCACCGTGGAACACCACGGCGACACGGTGTTCTACCGCCGCAGCATCGCAGCGCCCACCCCGCAGCCCGCGCCCCGGGCCGCGCCGCCGCGGGTCGCGCCGCCGCCACGGGTGCGGTCACCGCGTACGCCGGAAATCCGCTCGCGAGCCCTTGATCTTCTGCGGGACGAGCGGTTCGCCGAGGCCCTCGACCTGCTCGCCCCGGTGTCGTCGCAGCATCCGCTGCTGTACGGCGTGCTGCTCGCCCAGCTCGGGCGGCTCCCGGAGGCGGCCGCCGTGGCCACCCGCCTGATCGACGCCGGCGCTCCGCAGCCGGACGCGCACCAGCTGCTCGGGCTGTGCCGGGAGATCGACGAACCGGATCAGGCGGCCGCGCAGTACCGGCTGGCCGCCTATCTCGATCCCGGGTTCGCGATGCCCCGGCTGCGGCTGGGGCTGCTGGCCCGGCGCGAGGGCGACGAGACGGCCGCCGCGGCCGAGCTGACCGCCGCGCTGGACCTGCTGCCGCGCGAGTCCGAGGAGCGGATCACCCTGTTCGGCGGCGGGTTCGGGCGGCTCACGCTGAGTGTCCTCTGCCGGGCCGAGCGGGACGGGGCACGGCGGTGACCGACCGGGTGCTGTCCCGGGTCGAACGGCTGCGGGCCGAGTTCGACCACTCGTTCGCGGTGCCGCTGCGCACCCTGGACGACGAGTCGGTGGAGCTGCTCGCGGTCGGGGTCGGTGGCCGGGCGTACGCGCTGCGCCTGTCACAGACCTCGGGCCTGTACCCGAACCGGCCGGTCACCCCGCTGCCGACCACCGTCCCGGCGCTGCGCGGCCTGGCCGGGTTCGCCGGCGTGGTGGTCCCGGTGTACGACCTGGCCGCGCTGCTCGGCCACCCGATCGCCGAGCAGCCGCGCTGGCTGGTGCTGGCCGCCGGGAGCCCGCCGCTGGCGCTCGCCTTCCACCAGCTCGACCACCACGTCCGGGTGCCGTCCGCCGACGTCGTCGACGGTTCCGGGGCGGCGTCGTCCCGGGGCTGCCTGCGCGGGATGGTGCGGCTGCCGGACGGCGACCGGCCGATCGTCGACGTGCCGGCCACCCGCGTCCTGGCCCACCGGATGGCCGGGCACGAACACCCGGAGGTGTCCTCATGATGGACGGCCAGACGTTCGGCCGGAAGCTCGGCTTCGGAGTCGGGCTGACCGGCCTGCTCACCCTGCTGTCGGTGGTGGTCTCCACCCTCTGCCTGCTGTTCGTGGTGCACGCCAAGGACCGGGTGATCGCCGCGGCGACCCACGAGCTGACCGGCGCGGAGAACCTGAACCGGCTGATGGAGAAACGGCTGGGCGACTACCGGGGCTTCATGCTCTACGGAAGCGACGAGTTCGCCACCGCCACCGGGCAGGACCGCGCCGACTTCCTCGCCCAGCTCGCCGACCTGCAGAACGACTCCAGTACGGCGGTCAAGGCGTTGCTCAAGCAGACCGCCGACGCCGAGGCCAAGCACGCCGAATGGGTCGACGTGGTGATGCAGAAGCGGACCCAGACGAAGGATCCGCTGGCCGCGGCGGCGCTCAACAACACTCAGGCGATGCCGCTGCGCAGACAGGTGCAGGCGACCCTCGCCGACCTGATCGCCACGGTGCGCTCCGACGTCGAGGCCGACCGCCGGCACTCGTCGCGGCAGGCGAACCTGGCGATCGCGGTGATCGTCGGGCTCGGCGCGCTCACCACGGCCAGCGCGGTCATGGTGGCCTGGCGCCTGAGCCGGGACCTGCGCCGCGAGGTGGGCGCCGCGGTCGGGCACATCCAGAGCTCGTCGGCCCAGCTGGAGGCGGCCGCCGCCCAGCAGGTCAACGGTGGCCGGGACCAGGCCAGCGCGATCAACGAGATCACCACCACGATCAACGAACTGCTGATCACCTCCCGGCAGATCGCGGACAGCGCGCAGCGGGTGTCCCAGATCGCCGAGGAGACCGAGGCGGCGGCCCGCACCGGGGACGCCACCATCGACCAGACCCGGGCCTCGATCACCGCGATCCGCACCCAGGTCGACCAGATCGTCCAGCACATGCTGGCGCTGGGCGAGAAGTCGCAGCAGATCGGCGGGGTCGTCGACCTGGTGTCGGAGCTGGCCGAGCAGACCAACATCCTGGCGATCAACGCGACCATCGAGGCCAGCGGGGCCGGCGAGTGGGGTCGCCGGTTCGCCGTGGTGGCCGAGGAGATCCGCAAGCTGGCCGACCGCACGGCCGCCTCAGCCAAGGAGATCCGGGCGCTGATCGACGACGTGCGCGGCGCGGTGAACACCACGGTGATGGCCACCGAGATCGGCGCCAAGGCGGTCGACGCCGGCGCCCGGCAGTTCGACGAGGCGACCAACTCGTTCCGGGAGATCGCCCAGCTGGTGTCCACCACCAACGACGCCACCCGGGAGATCGAGCTCTCCACCAAGCAGCAGACCACCGCGGTGGAGCAGGTCAACCTGGCGGTGTCGGACACCGCCCGGGTGTCCCGGGAGACCGAGAGCAGCGCGGTGCAGACCAAGCAGACCGCGGCGCACCTGAGCACCCTCTCCGGCGACCTGCTGGAGCTGGTCGGGACCCGGAGCCACTGAGATGGCCGAGAGCCGCGACCCGTTGCGCTACTTCCGGATCGAGGCGCAGGAGTTGGTCGAGCAGATCAGCGCCGGGGTGCTCGACCTGGACCAGCAGCGCGGGGCGGAGCCGGTGGCCCGGCTGCTGCGGGCCGCGCACACGCTCAAGGGCGCGGCCCGGGTGGTCCGGCAGAAGGAGATCGCCGACCGGGCGCACGAGTTCGAGGAGATCCTGGTCGCGCACCGGGAGGACGCGGCCGGGCTGGCCGCCGGGGACATGCGGGAACTGCTGCGGCTCAACGACGAGATCAGCGCGCAGGTGACCGCGCTGACCCGGCCACCGGCGCCACCCCCGGTCGTGGAGACCACGCCCGCCCTGGAGACCACGCCCGCCGTGGTGGCCACGCCCGCCGTGGAGGTCGCCCCGGAACCTCGGGCGGAGCCGGTGGCGGAGACCGTGGCGCCCCGGGCGGCGACCGCCGATCTGGACGACCTGCTCGACGCGATCACCGAGACCACCGCCCGGATGGCCCCGCTGCGGGCCGGCAGCCGCGTCGTCGAGAAGCTGCGGACCAGCGCCGAGACGCTCGCCGATCAGCTGCGCGGCGGCCGGACCGCGGCCGCGGTCACGCACGCCTCGGCCCGGCGGCTGGCCGGCGAGCTGGGCTCGGCCGGCCGGCGGCTCAGCGACGCGGTCGACCAGATCGAACGGGAGCTGGACGACGTCCGGGCCAAGGCGGAGAGTCTGCGGCTGGTGCCGGCCGGGAGCATCTTCACCGCGCTGCGCCGGGCGGTCCGCGACGCCGCGGACACCGAGGGCAAGCAGGTCCGGTTCGTCACCCACGGCGCCGACGTGCGGATGGGCTCGCACCTGCTCGGCCCGGCCAGCTCGGCGTTTCTGCACGTGGTCCGCAACGCGGTGGTGCACGGGGTGGAGCCAGCCACGGAGCGGGCGGCGGCCGGGAAACCGGCGGAGGGCACGGTCACCTTCGAGGTGGAACGGCAGGGCCGGTACGCGACCTTCCGCTGCACCGACGACGGGCGCGGCTTCGACGTGGCCGCGCTGCGGCACCAGGCGCAGGCCCGCGGGCTGCTGCCGGGCGCCGGGCCGGCCGACGCCGAGGTCCTCGACCTGGTGCTGCACGGCGGGATCAGCACGTCGGCGACGGTCACCGAGGTGGCCGGCCGGGCGATCGGGATGGACGTGCTGCGCGACGTCGCCGCCCAGCTCCGCGGCGAGGTGCGGATCCGCAGCACCCCGGGGGCCGGGGCGAGCGTCGAGCTGGTGGTGCCGCTGGCCCTGCTGAGCATGACGGGCCTGCTGATCGAGGCGGGCGGGGTGACCGCCTCACTGCCGCTGGACGCGGTACGTGCCTGCGTGCGGCTGAGCCCGGCGGAGGCGGAGACCGCGGCCGGCAGCGGCCGGCTGGTCCACCAGCATGTGGCGATGCCGTACCAGCCGCTGATCGAGGCGCTGGGCGTCGGGCGGCCGGCGCCGGACGCGGCCGGGCCGGGCGCCGCCGTGGTGCTGCACGGCGACCAGGGCGCCGCGGCGGTCGGCGTGGATCGACTGCTCGGCACGCATTCCCTGGTCGCCCGGTTCCTGCCCGAACTGGCCCCGACCACCCCGGTGATCAGCAGCGTGTCGATCGACAGCGAGGGCAATCCACGGCTGGTGCTCGACCCGGACGGGCTGATCCGGGAGATGGTGCACGACCCGGCCACCGCGGGTCGCCCGGCCGTCGCCCCGGTCACGCCGCCGCTGCCGATCTTGGTCGTCGACGACTCGCTGACCACCCGGATGCTGGAGCGCAGCATCCTGGAGTCGGCCGGTTACGAGGTCGACCTGGCCGCCTCCGGCGAGGAGGGCCTGGAGCGGGCCCGCTCCCGGCGGTACGGGCTGTTCCTCACCGACATCGACATGCCCGGCATCGACGGCTTCACCTTCGTCGAGCGGACCCGGGCCGACCCGGAGCTCGCCGCCGTCCCGGCCATCCTGGTCAGCTCCCGGGCCAGTGCGGCCGACCGCGACCGCGGCATCCGGGCCGGAGCCAGCGCCTACGTGGTCAAGGGCGAATTCGATCAGGAGGAGCTTCTGGGGCACATCCGCCGCCTGGTGGTGCGCGCATGATCCGGGTGCTGGTGGTCGAGGACTCCGCGACCATGCGCTACCACCTGCGCG
Protein-coding regions in this window:
- a CDS encoding protein-glutamate O-methyltransferase CheR — translated: MSGEPPLVRFREILERRLGWAAADTEAVPVLPVLAERAAARQLTESAYLDRLAGRAWPEETVILAERLSITETYFFRHGDQFRALASRVLPQRIEARAGQRVLRMLSVGCSSGEEAYSLAIVAHRVRPAPDWIVAVLGVDANPEVLRRARRAVYSEWSLRETPPDVRSRWFRSVPDGYEVAREITGSVQFVEHNVAGPEDPRIWQPGRYDAVFCRNLLMYLTPATVRGVLDRITGSLADGGALFLGHTDSLGSAPPGFTVEHHGDTVFYRRSIAAPTPQPAPRAAPPRVAPPPRVRSPRTPEIRSRALDLLRDERFAEALDLLAPVSSQHPLLYGVLLAQLGRLPEAAAVATRLIDAGAPQPDAHQLLGLCREIDEPDQAAAQYRLAAYLDPGFAMPRLRLGLLARREGDETAAAAELTAALDLLPRESEERITLFGGGFGRLTLSVLCRAERDGARR
- a CDS encoding chemotaxis protein CheW; the protein is MTDRVLSRVERLRAEFDHSFAVPLRTLDDESVELLAVGVGGRAYALRLSQTSGLYPNRPVTPLPTTVPALRGLAGFAGVVVPVYDLAALLGHPIAEQPRWLVLAAGSPPLALAFHQLDHHVRVPSADVVDGSGAASSRGCLRGMVRLPDGDRPIVDVPATRVLAHRMAGHEHPEVSS
- a CDS encoding methyl-accepting chemotaxis protein, with the translated sequence MMDGQTFGRKLGFGVGLTGLLTLLSVVVSTLCLLFVVHAKDRVIAAATHELTGAENLNRLMEKRLGDYRGFMLYGSDEFATATGQDRADFLAQLADLQNDSSTAVKALLKQTADAEAKHAEWVDVVMQKRTQTKDPLAAAALNNTQAMPLRRQVQATLADLIATVRSDVEADRRHSSRQANLAIAVIVGLGALTTASAVMVAWRLSRDLRREVGAAVGHIQSSSAQLEAAAAQQVNGGRDQASAINEITTTINELLITSRQIADSAQRVSQIAEETEAAARTGDATIDQTRASITAIRTQVDQIVQHMLALGEKSQQIGGVVDLVSELAEQTNILAINATIEASGAGEWGRRFAVVAEEIRKLADRTAASAKEIRALIDDVRGAVNTTVMATEIGAKAVDAGARQFDEATNSFREIAQLVSTTNDATREIELSTKQQTTAVEQVNLAVSDTARVSRETESSAVQTKQTAAHLSTLSGDLLELVGTRSH
- a CDS encoding response regulator, whose protein sequence is MAESRDPLRYFRIEAQELVEQISAGVLDLDQQRGAEPVARLLRAAHTLKGAARVVRQKEIADRAHEFEEILVAHREDAAGLAAGDMRELLRLNDEISAQVTALTRPPAPPPVVETTPALETTPAVVATPAVEVAPEPRAEPVAETVAPRAATADLDDLLDAITETTARMAPLRAGSRVVEKLRTSAETLADQLRGGRTAAAVTHASARRLAGELGSAGRRLSDAVDQIERELDDVRAKAESLRLVPAGSIFTALRRAVRDAADTEGKQVRFVTHGADVRMGSHLLGPASSAFLHVVRNAVVHGVEPATERAAAGKPAEGTVTFEVERQGRYATFRCTDDGRGFDVAALRHQAQARGLLPGAGPADAEVLDLVLHGGISTSATVTEVAGRAIGMDVLRDVAAQLRGEVRIRSTPGAGASVELVVPLALLSMTGLLIEAGGVTASLPLDAVRACVRLSPAEAETAAGSGRLVHQHVAMPYQPLIEALGVGRPAPDAAGPGAAVVLHGDQGAAAVGVDRLLGTHSLVARFLPELAPTTPVISSVSIDSEGNPRLVLDPDGLIREMVHDPATAGRPAVAPVTPPLPILVVDDSLTTRMLERSILESAGYEVDLAASGEEGLERARSRRYGLFLTDIDMPGIDGFTFVERTRADPELAAVPAILVSSRASAADRDRGIRAGASAYVVKGEFDQEELLGHIRRLVVRA